A genomic window from Anas platyrhynchos isolate ZD024472 breed Pekin duck chromosome 13, IASCAAS_PekinDuck_T2T, whole genome shotgun sequence includes:
- the IL17RC gene encoding interleukin-17 receptor C translates to MERPGPATHTLGLLLLVVAVATGGHGTPRDTLACSQGLACRLLDADVLCGTEPAGPGPGLALVWLRLEPALRCAGPAACSPCLQARLRLAVEPGAPRDGDNAGDVSPSTTTLPPHNVSGLLLLSSHSYASSRCVAVEVWAPLTSVPPGRRRLGSVRFRCFEAPLGSELHVTAHTNARGRRWLSQKQRVPDCSWPDAQVAVPQCQVPRLQVSLGPEAVLVEVQAAAVGLNYTLRLYHNHSHGAGGSGRTVMASGPMNYSLPLEEVLPCLCLQVWLEIQDPLRATLCPFSHDAAAWERLWAQTRLVLHDTGQALACSISAPCDLPAELVPCWSPAPGAPCQALPDLQQPVTGQGPQEFRALQLHPNLCVQVRSGGQVRRMQCLQDRALPGRGDDLLLMAPGGNASLCALERGGCTPLASFTATGSGRPGLLEQQLQEDVATGQCLQLWRPDNSSGVALWACPMHKYLRTRWALAWMGLLLGAACILLLLLLKKEDLKGWLKSLRAGYGNEAPLRGRRMLLLHAAEPVAERAACALAAALRPLGMTVVAAPGGGTGAAAWGTLPWLHAQHRRALRAGDTILILLSPAAEAAARRWDTADGAVPGSPEAGSTPDPRHGPVPAASPCDAFAAALSCAVPVLAAGGGRYVVARLEATVAAVPPVLRAAPAFALPSQAGRLLRVLAGRRNPGLRPLEEALRRRLRGALGE, encoded by the exons ATGgagcgccccggccccgccacgCACacgctggggctgctgctgctggtggtggcggTGGCAACGGGTGGGCACGGGACCCCCCGCGACACCCTGGCCTGCTCCCAG GGCCTCGCCTGCCGCCTCCTCG ACGCCGACGTGCTGTGCGGGACGGagccggcggggccgggccccgggCTGGCCCTGGTGTGGCTGCGTCTGGAGCCGGCGCTGCGCTGCGCGGGGCCCgctgcctgctcgccctgcctgcaggCACGGCTGCGCCTGGCCGTGGAGCCTGGCGCCCCTCGGGATGGGGACAACGCCGGGGACGTGTCGCCGAGCACCACCACCTTGCCCCCGCACAACGTCagcgggctgctgctgctctccagccactcGTACGCCTCGTCCCGCTGCGTGGCCGTGGAGGTCTGGGCACCGCTCACCTCCGTGCCGCCTGGACGCCGCCGCCTG GGCTCGGTGAGGTTCCGGTGCTTCGAGGCGCCGCTGGGCTCCGAGCTGCACGTGACGGCGCACACCAACGCTCGTGGCCGCCGCTGGCTGAGCCAGAAGCAGCGGGTGCCAG ACTGCTCGTGGCCAGACGCCCAGGTCGCCGTCCCGCAGTGCCAAG TGCCCAGGCTGCAGGTCTCCCTGGGACCCGAGGCGGTGCTGGTGGAGGTGCAGGCGGCGGCGGTGGGGCTCAACTACACCTTGAGGCTCTACCACAACCACAGCCACGGCGCCGGCGGGTCGGGGCGCACGGTGATGGCG AGCGGGCCCATGAATTACAGCCTGCCGCTGGAGGAGGTGctgccctgcctctgcctgcag GTCTGGCTGGAGATCCAGGACCCGCTGCGGGCCACCTTGTGCCCTTTCTCCCACG ACGCGGCGGCGTGGGAGCGGCTGTGGGCGCAGACCCGGCTGGTGCTGCACGACACGGGGCAGGCACTCGCCTGCTCCATCTCGGCACCCTGCGACCTCCCGGCTGAGCTGGTGCCCTGCTGGAGCCCGGCACCCGGCGCACCGTGCCAGGCCCTACCGGACCTGCAGCAGCCCGTCACGGGGCAG GGACCCCAGGAGTTCCGGGCGCTGCAGCTGCACCCCAACCTCTGCGTGCAG GTGAGGAGCGGCGGGCAGGTCCGGCGGATGCAGTGCCTGCAGGACC GAGCGCTGCCTGGCCGCGGGGATGACCTCCTGCTGATGGCACCAGGGGGGAACGCGTCGCTCTGCGCCCTGGAGCGGGGCGGCTGCACGCCCCTCGCCAGCTTCACCGCCACG GGATCCGGCCGCccggggctgctggagcagcagctgcaggaggacgTGGCGACGGGGCAGTGCCTGCAG CTCTGGCGCCCTGATAACAGCAGCGGGGTCGCGCTGTGGGCCTGTCCCATGCACAAAT ACCTGCGCACCCGCTGGGCGCTGGCCTggatggggctgctgctgggcgccgcctgcatcctgctgctgctcctgctgaagAAGGAGGACCTGAAAG gcTGGCTCAAGTCCCTGAGGGCCGGCTACGGCAACGAAG CCCCTCTGCGGGGACGCCGCATGCTCCTGCTGCACGCAGCCGAGCCGGTGGCCGAGCGCGCTGCCTGCGCCCTGGCGGCAGCCCTGCGCCCGCTGGGCATGACCGTGGTGGCCGCACCGGGCGGTGGCACCGGGGCGGCGGCGTGGGGcaccctgccctggctgcacGCGCAGCACCGCCGGGCGCTGCGTGCCGGGGACaccatcctcatcctcctctcCCCGGCGGCCGAGGCGGCGGCACGGCGCTGGGACACGGCGGACGGGGCCGTGCCGGGGTCACCGGAGGCTGGAAGCACCCCGGacccccggcacggccccgtCCCCGCGGCGTCCCCGTGCGACGCCTTCGCGGCCGCGCTGTCCTGCGCCGTGCCGGTgctggcggcgggcggcgggcgctACGTGGTGGCGCGGCTGGAGGCCACGGTGGCGGCCGTGCCCCCGGTGCTGCGGGCGGCCCCGGCTTTCGCTTTGCCCAGCCAGGCCGGCCGCTTGCTGCGGGTCCTGGCGGGGCGTCGAAACCCGGGGCTGAGGCCCCTGGAGGAGGCGCTGCGCCGGCGGCTTCGGGGGGCGCTGGGGGAATAA
- the IL17RE gene encoding interleukin-17 receptor E produces the protein MGLPLLGATAVLLLLLLLPVPPAGAAVPRLRVSANFECRASADSTLSPPRCRRGAPARSPLTPPALALSTARLCQPSLPCQPCLRVRLALRAAGLRGLQLNFLELGSNRASWLQVWRRHRAPGSSPWQVQFDCFPVESGRQVLVSLRTVPDQGLAISRSHLVTAEPPGPAFTHAWVPEARTIEVAVPEGPALMVRLCHQLALECEELPRPFHRQVLVPGGHRVSLPYEFLVPCLCIEASYPQRDSLRSKRCPFQEQPDAYGPELWSSVRFHDYSTGSKDQMAMALSASCPLRPRATLCWREVTAEAAPCHDVPNSTASEEEQVYTLDKVDVHPLLCFRFSYGNSSHVECPHRPEPAWNVSLSVRGLQLRLHLTSSVPASFSAALCQHRAGQCEPEAPVYTVTRPDGSAPRELALLLPVQVLGSCVLVWRSDVRFARKQLLCPDVSRRHFGLLGLGLALGLVLTVLLLNCRGAWRPPAGAAGGRPVLLLYSPDSEEHLGLVCALAELLRAGLGCEVRLDLWEAGGVGRAGALPWLYAQRGRVGRERGTVLLLWSRGSSRLFRLWRGGEGGGEPRDAHDIFGAAMACLHGELGAAGRRRDWVLVYFSRLCSPRDVPRPLRPLPTYRLPQELPRLLGALRGGRPGHRLRGRAKGLLHRLMEAEASKEAAGGSSGGCPGSPLQPLGT, from the exons ATGGGGCTCCCTCTGCTCGGTGCCAccgccgtgctgctgctgctgctgctgctgccggtgCCGCCCGCCGGTGCCGCCGTGCCCCGCCTGCGCGTCTCCGCCAACTTC GAGTGCCGGGCCAGCG CCGACAGCACGCTGAGCCCCCCCCGCTGCCGCCGGGGAGCCCCCGCTCGGTCCCCGCTGACTCCGCCGGCCCTGGCGCTGAGCACGGCGAGGCTGTGCCAGCCCTcgctgccctgccagccctgcctgcggGTGCGCCTGGCCCTCCGTGCCGCAG GGCTCCGCGGGCTGCAGCTCAACTTCCTGGAGCTGGGCTCCAACCGGGCCAGCTGGCTGCAGGTGtggcggcggcaccgggcaccgggcagcTCGCCG TGGCAGGTGCAGTTCGACTGCTTCCCGGTGGAGAGCGGGCGGCAGGTCCTGGTGTCCCTGCGCACCGTCCCCGACCAAGGCTTGGCCATCAGCCGCAGCCACCTGGTCACCGCCGAGCCCCCCG ggcccgCTTTCACCCACGCCTGGGTCCCCGAGGCGCGCACCATCGAGGTGGCTGTGCCCGAGGGCCCTGCCCTGATGGTGCGGCTGTGCCACCAGCTGGCCCTGGAGTGCGAGGAGCTGCCCCGGCCCTTCCACCGGCAG GtcctggtgccggggggccacCGCGTCTCGCTGCCGTACGAGTTCCTGGTGCCCTGCCTGTGCATCGAG GCCTCCTACCCGCAGCGTGACAGCCTGCGCAGCAAGCGCTGCCCCTTCCAGGAGCAGCCGGACGCTT ACGGCCCCGAGCTGTGGTCCTCGGTGCGCTTCCACGACTACAGCACCGGCAGCAAGGACCAGATGGCGATGGCGCTGAGCGCCAGCTGCCCCCTGCGCCCCAGGGCCACCCTGTGCTGGAGGGAGGTGACAGCCGAGGCTGCGCCCTGCCACGACGTCCCCAACTCCACGGCCAGCGAGGAGGAGCAG GTGTACACGCTGGACAAGGTGGACGTGCACCCCCTGCTCTGCTTCAGG TTCTCCTACGGGAACAGCAGCCACGTGGAGTGTCCCCACCGGCCAG AGCCCGCCTGGAACGTGTCCCTGAGCGtccgggggctgcagctccgccTGCACCTCACCTCCAGCGTCCCCGCGTCCTTCAGCGCAGCGCTGTGCCAGCACCGGGCCGGGCAGTGCGAGCCCGAGGCCCCCGTCTACACCGTCACGAGG CCGGACGGCTCTGCCCCGAGGGAGctggcgctgctgctgccggtGCAGGTCCTGGGCAGCTGCGTGCTG GTCTGGCGCTCTGACGTGCGCTTCGCCAGgaagcagctgctctgccccgATG TCTCACGCAGGCATTtcgggctgctggggctggggctggcgctggggctggtgctgacCGTGCTGCTCCTCAACTGCCGCGGCGCATGGAGGCCACCCGCCG GCGCAGCGGGCGGccgccccgtgctgctgctgtacTCCCCGGACTCGGAGGAGCACCTGGGGCTGGTGTGCGCCCTGGCCGAGCTGCTGCGCGCGGGGCTGGGCTGCGAGGTGCGGCTGGACCTGTGGGAAGCGGGCGGCGTGGGGCGCGCGGGGGCCCTGCCCTGGCTCTACGCGCAGCGGGGCCGCGTGGGCCGCGAGCGTGGCACCgtcctgctgctctggagcCGGGGCAGCTCCCGGCTCTTCCGCCTCTGGAGAGGGGGCGAGGGCGGTGGGGAGCCCCGGGACGCCCACGATATTTTTGGGGCGGCCATGGCCTGCCTgcacggggagctgggggcggcggggcgccgCCGGGACTGGGTGCTGGTTTACTTCAGCCGCCTCTGCAGCCCCCGCGATGTCCCCCGGCCCCTGCGGCCCCTGCCCACCTACCgcctgccccaggagctgccccggCTGCTGGGTGCCCTGCGGGGCGGCCGCCCCGGCCACCGCCTCCGTGGCCGGGCAAAGGGGCTCCTGCACCGGCTGATGGAGGCGGAGGCGAGCAAAGAGGCGGCGGGGGGTAGCTCCGGTGGGTGTCCGGGCTCCCCGCTGCAGCCCCTCGGCACCTGA
- the JAGN1 gene encoding protein jagunal homolog 1 isoform X1, whose protein sequence is MASRGGPRATGTDGSDFQHRERVASHYQMSVALKSEIKRLIYVHVGLWLLLLAQMCVGHLKLLPHDRVAMPYQWEYPYLLSILPSLLGLLSFPRNNISYLVLSMISTGLFSVAPLIYGAMEMFPMAQQLYRHGKAYRFIFGFSAVSVMYLVVVVAAQVHGWQLYYSKKLLDSWFTSTQEKKKK, encoded by the exons ATGGCCTCCCGCGGGGGTCCCCGCGCCACCGGCACCGACGGCAGCGACTTCCAGCACCGGGAGCGGGTGGCCTCGCACTACCAGATGAG CGTGGCCCTGAAGTCGGAGATCAAGCGGCTGATCTACGTGCACgtggggctgtggctgctgctgctggcgcaGATGTGCGTGGGGCACCTCAAGCTGCTGCCCCACGACCGGGTGGCCATGCCCTACCAGTGGGAGTACCCCTACCTGCTCAGCATCCTGCCCTCCCTCCTGggcctcctctccttcccccgcAACAACATCAGCTACCTGGTGCTGTCCATGATCAGCACCGGGCTCTTCTCGGTGGCTCCCCTCATCTACGGGGCCATGGAGATGTTCCCCATGGCGCAGCAGCTGTACCGGCACGGCAAGGCGTACCGCTTCATCTTCGGCTTCTCCGCCGTCTCCGTCATGtacctggtggtggtggtggccgCCCAGGTGCACGGCTGGCAGCTCTACTACAGCAAGAAGCTGCTGGACTCCTGGTTCACCAGCACgcaggagaagaagaagaagtga
- the JAGN1 gene encoding protein jagunal homolog 1 isoform X2: MCVGHLKLLPHDRVAMPYQWEYPYLLSILPSLLGLLSFPRNNISYLVLSMISTGLFSVAPLIYGAMEMFPMAQQLYRHGKAYRFIFGFSAVSVMYLVVVVAAQVHGWQLYYSKKLLDSWFTSTQEKKKK, encoded by the coding sequence ATGTGCGTGGGGCACCTCAAGCTGCTGCCCCACGACCGGGTGGCCATGCCCTACCAGTGGGAGTACCCCTACCTGCTCAGCATCCTGCCCTCCCTCCTGggcctcctctccttcccccgcAACAACATCAGCTACCTGGTGCTGTCCATGATCAGCACCGGGCTCTTCTCGGTGGCTCCCCTCATCTACGGGGCCATGGAGATGTTCCCCATGGCGCAGCAGCTGTACCGGCACGGCAAGGCGTACCGCTTCATCTTCGGCTTCTCCGCCGTCTCCGTCATGtacctggtggtggtggtggccgCCCAGGTGCACGGCTGGCAGCTCTACTACAGCAAGAAGCTGCTGGACTCCTGGTTCACCAGCACgcaggagaagaagaagaagtga
- the RPUSD3 gene encoding mitochondrial mRNA pseudouridine synthase RPUSD3, with translation MRSEPMAGGGGGGAARALARVGQGRTPSPQEVLGVLEAAVLHREGALLALNKPPGLPVLGHPGELSVAALLPALRRRLGLPAELHVVKAPARDSSGLVLLSSCHRTTEELQRFFSHQRRKGRFPVTYSAVTVGVPAEAEGEIRVGLCHRQHGDGAVVVPVPCPGRHSVARGEVRSTLTRYRLLGAAGGCALLQLQPRTAFPGQLRVHLALLLCPALGDHEHGPRVGRVLGEPFLLPPPDTPTPRTQVLDPELLRRLRLPPRGPPRLPLHLHLQELALPHAPLRAPPPPHFLRTLRLLGLPPPA, from the exons atgcgcagtgAGCCCatggcggggggcggcggcggcggggccgcgcgcGCGCTGGCGCGCGTGGG GCAGGGGCGGACCCCGAGCccccaggaggtgctgggggtgctggaggcGGCCGTGCTGCACCGGGAAG GAGCCCTGCTGGCGCTGAACAAACCGCCCGGCCTGCCTGTGCTGG GGCACCCCGGGGAGCTGAGCGTGGCCGCGCTGCTCCCGGCACTGCGCCGCCGCCTGGGGCTCCCCGCGGAGCTGCACGTGGTGAAGGCGCCCGCCAg GGACAGCTCCGGCCTCGTCCTCCTGTCCAGTTGTCACCGCACCACGGAGGAGCTGCAGCGCTTCTTCAGCCACCAGCGGCGCAAGGGGCGCTTCCCGGTCACCTACag CGCTGTCACCGTGGGGGTCCCGGCGGAGGCGGAGGGCGAGATCCGCGTGGGGCTGTGCCATCGGCAGCACGGGGACGGGGCCGTG GTGGTGCCGGTGCCGTGCCCGGGGCGCCACAGCGTGGCCCGGGGGGAGGTGAGGAGCACCCTGACCCGCTaccggctgctgggggctgcggggggctgcgccctgctccagctgcagcccaggacgG CCTTCCCCGGGCAGCTGCGGGTTcacctggccctgctgctgtgcccggCGCTGGGGGACCACGAGCACGGCCCCCGcgtgggcagggtgctgggggagcccttcctgctgccccccccggaCACCCCCACGCCTCGCACGCAG gtgctggaCCCGGAGCTGCTGCGCCGCCTGCGGCTGCCCCCCCGTggccccccccggctgcccctGCACCTCCACCTGCAGGAGCTGGCCCTGCCCCACGCCCCCCTGcgcgcccccccgcccccccactTCCTACGCACCCTgcggctgctggggctgcccccccccgcctaG